A window of the Leptospira bourretii genome harbors these coding sequences:
- a CDS encoding 16S rRNA (uracil(1498)-N(3))-methyltransferase, producing MLDPGLILFRTGFIPKPSIVLSNDEMAHLRALRLSKEDAVIQFRDGIGGLYNYQFSPLSKELKFLSETHIPKKTEHKTIAIALPKGNRFDFFLQKVTEIGLDAVVFLVFRHSIRKEFNLERAEKIVKEAAAQSKQTELLSLSIEPASEWMKSHKDSLVVLHPNRSEIFQANKLIGKIPVVGPEGGFHAEEESWMEENKIPRLTLPGGVLRTETAGIVAASFLVYGT from the coding sequence TTGTTAGATCCTGGGCTTATCCTTTTTCGAACTGGATTTATACCAAAACCATCCATTGTTCTATCAAATGATGAGATGGCCCACCTTCGTGCTTTAAGACTCAGTAAGGAAGATGCTGTCATCCAATTTCGGGATGGGATTGGTGGATTGTATAACTATCAGTTTTCTCCGCTCTCCAAAGAACTAAAGTTTCTAAGTGAAACCCATATTCCGAAAAAAACAGAACACAAAACTATCGCCATTGCCCTTCCGAAAGGGAACCGTTTTGATTTCTTTTTACAAAAGGTCACAGAGATCGGCCTTGATGCGGTTGTTTTTTTGGTGTTTCGCCATTCCATTCGCAAAGAATTTAATTTAGAACGTGCCGAAAAAATAGTAAAAGAGGCAGCCGCTCAGTCCAAACAAACTGAATTACTTTCTCTTTCGATTGAACCTGCTTCTGAGTGGATGAAATCACATAAAGATAGTTTGGTGGTCTTACACCCAAATAGGTCAGAAATTTTTCAAGCAAACAAACTCATTGGAAAAATTCCGGTAGTAGGTCCTGAGGGAGGATTTCATGCAGAGGAAGAAAGTTGGATGGAAGAAAACAAAATCCCAAGACTCACTCTTCCTGGTGGGGTTCTCCGTACAGAAACCGCAGGCATTGTGGCCGCAAGTTTCCTTGTGTACGGAACTTAG
- a CDS encoding LIC10775 family protein — MIRERDSLFYFVFIFLIFQFISLHSQSSKIIVDPLLQKPWIPDAEEEESRSFFRFLSEFKNKQGTVKKKDSLGRNYLVTPAGKMRFLIDDEYYKEFPVAEEADIAAKELEALYEVRKEKEAVFLGKGIHLCYRLKQEKEPGFFPNWLIRSNEITNRAANEWSDQTIPLDLVSDPYGCYVGDSKKIEDLVLESESFRYRVRLPSKLRYEGLYGDRLGIYGENRDSIYRMVRFVQFLSNYLPEGQTEWEEAFILQTSGKKKKNLPKILLSIGSSFDKSRPLRNTKNYFRFWDSMRSLSPTQIRKLGFKRIENQSEYLSEWTEVDEIGNSVAMEMKEYYLYNAPRGYFLSLSYPKREKETAELYWQTIRSTFVVKE, encoded by the coding sequence ATGATAAGGGAGAGAGACTCTCTTTTTTATTTTGTTTTTATTTTTCTTATTTTTCAATTTATTTCTCTTCATTCACAATCATCCAAAATCATTGTGGATCCCTTATTACAAAAACCTTGGATTCCTGATGCGGAAGAAGAGGAGAGTCGGAGTTTTTTTCGTTTTTTATCAGAATTCAAAAACAAACAAGGAACAGTCAAAAAGAAAGACTCACTGGGACGAAACTATTTAGTCACTCCTGCTGGAAAAATGCGCTTTCTCATTGATGATGAATATTATAAAGAATTTCCGGTAGCAGAGGAAGCTGATATCGCAGCCAAAGAATTGGAAGCTTTATACGAGGTTCGTAAAGAAAAAGAAGCCGTATTTTTAGGGAAAGGAATTCATCTTTGTTATCGTTTGAAACAAGAAAAAGAACCTGGATTTTTCCCAAATTGGCTTATTCGTTCCAATGAAATTACCAATCGCGCCGCCAATGAATGGTCGGACCAAACCATTCCTCTTGATTTAGTGAGTGACCCTTATGGTTGTTATGTGGGAGATTCCAAAAAAATAGAAGACTTGGTATTGGAATCAGAGTCATTTCGTTATCGTGTTCGACTTCCATCTAAGCTACGTTATGAGGGCCTTTATGGAGACCGATTGGGGATTTATGGTGAAAACAGAGATTCAATCTATCGGATGGTTCGTTTTGTTCAGTTTCTTTCTAACTATTTACCCGAAGGCCAAACAGAATGGGAGGAAGCCTTCATTCTCCAAACATCTGGCAAAAAAAAGAAAAATCTTCCAAAAATTCTCCTCTCCATTGGTTCTAGTTTTGATAAATCAAGACCTCTGCGAAATACAAAAAACTATTTTCGTTTTTGGGACTCTATGCGTTCTCTCTCTCCCACCCAAATTAGAAAATTAGGATTTAAAAGAATAGAAAACCAATCTGAGTATCTGAGCGAATGGACAGAGGTGGATGAAATTGGAAATTCAGTTGCAATGGAGATGAAAGAGTATTATCTTTATAATGCACCTCGTGGTTATTTTCTTTCCTTGTCTTATCCTAAACGAGAAAAAGAAACAGCTGAACTCTATTGGCAAACCATTCGAAGTACGTTTGTTGTAAAGGAGTAA
- a CDS encoding B12-binding domain-containing radical SAM protein → MAKIQFLQLPVPPPSYYAATGNVPLAAASLASCLESKEDPVLGIQPFVIPPEDTDSLGDLELIERIVKEGPDFLGLSLYLWNTERSLYIAKEVKKRNPETKILIGGPEVNEDNPYVLGEAGYDIAVSGEAEHSFRNLMRTILSQSSLDGLENVAYRKENGTLTSFGKQAAANFPLTDFPSPYTTGHLQVDPRRSTYLETVRGCKSQCTYCFYPKSSQNLRTLDIPETIRLISDLKEKGARELVFLDPTFNHRPGFENFLDAIAEVNSDGQMSMFAELRSEGVTPKIATKLRKAGFTRVELGLQSVNEETLKRVKRYGSPHKVAEVAKMLAGEGMELLLDLIIGLPGDKPDDVERGIHFFLEHGLGEWVQAFPLSVLPGTAMRRDAEKEGLSFMPTPPYRIIETPTFSQRDLTESLYFAEDLLERRLDEFPRPFLCAPDPGKNDRMDLEFFSSEIRFFSSGSKNSFAKAKDWSGSRHHSVWFHSQNLGKDLSLIQTFIKERISSEPFATIDFVIPLVSVPKPKEVTNLVSTLESKRNSYLSRTLAHRGENLQHRLVFVIDGQKLELKNWRDKELESSAYLIYEKLPTSKIKSLDLSGESFYLVDGEEVDPKDFEFLKQNMDPETITFSSRKLEERWSIEVLGYGEL, encoded by the coding sequence ATGGCAAAAATACAATTTTTGCAATTACCAGTGCCTCCTCCTTCCTACTATGCAGCCACGGGAAATGTTCCCCTAGCAGCTGCTAGTTTGGCAAGTTGTCTTGAGTCCAAAGAAGATCCCGTTTTAGGCATCCAACCCTTTGTCATTCCCCCGGAAGATACGGATTCTTTGGGAGACCTTGAACTCATTGAAAGGATCGTCAAAGAAGGACCTGATTTTTTAGGCCTCTCTCTTTATTTATGGAACACGGAACGTAGCCTTTACATAGCCAAAGAAGTTAAAAAACGAAATCCAGAAACAAAAATCCTTATAGGTGGGCCAGAGGTCAATGAAGACAACCCTTATGTTTTGGGGGAGGCAGGTTATGATATCGCTGTGTCGGGAGAAGCCGAACATAGCTTTCGGAACCTTATGCGAACCATCCTATCCCAATCATCTTTGGATGGACTCGAAAATGTGGCCTATCGGAAAGAAAACGGAACACTCACTTCCTTTGGAAAACAGGCAGCGGCAAATTTCCCTCTCACGGACTTTCCTTCGCCCTATACCACTGGCCATTTACAAGTAGATCCCAGACGTTCCACATATTTGGAAACGGTTCGCGGTTGTAAATCGCAGTGTACATATTGTTTTTATCCTAAGTCTTCCCAAAATCTTCGGACTCTTGACATTCCAGAAACCATTCGATTGATTTCTGACTTAAAGGAAAAAGGAGCAAGGGAACTTGTTTTTTTAGATCCAACTTTCAACCATAGACCTGGTTTCGAAAACTTTTTAGATGCCATTGCGGAAGTGAACTCCGATGGCCAGATGTCTATGTTTGCCGAATTACGTTCAGAAGGTGTGACACCTAAAATTGCAACTAAACTTCGTAAGGCGGGATTCACTCGAGTGGAACTAGGGCTTCAATCCGTAAACGAAGAAACTTTGAAACGTGTGAAACGATACGGTAGCCCACACAAAGTAGCAGAAGTTGCAAAGATGTTAGCTGGTGAAGGAATGGAATTACTTCTTGATCTTATCATTGGTCTTCCTGGTGACAAACCGGATGATGTGGAAAGAGGAATTCATTTCTTTTTAGAACATGGTCTTGGGGAATGGGTCCAAGCCTTTCCATTGTCCGTTTTGCCAGGGACTGCCATGCGCCGGGATGCAGAAAAAGAAGGACTTTCTTTTATGCCAACACCGCCTTACCGGATCATTGAAACTCCGACCTTTAGTCAGAGGGACTTAACAGAGTCTTTGTACTTTGCAGAAGATTTACTCGAAAGACGACTGGATGAATTCCCAAGACCATTCTTATGTGCACCAGATCCTGGAAAAAATGACAGAATGGATCTGGAATTTTTTAGTTCAGAAATTCGGTTTTTTAGTTCTGGGTCAAAGAATTCATTTGCAAAGGCAAAGGATTGGTCGGGGAGTCGCCATCACAGTGTTTGGTTCCATTCACAAAACTTGGGAAAGGATCTTTCTTTGATCCAAACCTTCATCAAAGAACGAATTAGTTCCGAACCTTTTGCAACCATCGACTTTGTGATTCCGTTGGTCTCTGTTCCGAAACCAAAGGAAGTGACAAATCTTGTTTCGACACTAGAGTCCAAACGAAATTCTTATTTATCCAGAACTTTGGCGCATCGGGGAGAAAACCTCCAACACCGATTGGTCTTTGTGATCGATGGACAAAAGTTGGAACTAAAGAATTGGCGAGATAAAGAACTGGAATCTAGTGCCTATTTGATTTATGAAAAACTCCCTACAAGTAAAATCAAAAGTTTGGATCTCTCAGGAGAATCTTTTTATTTGGTGGATGGAGAAGAAGTTGATCCAAAGGATTTCGAATTTTTAAAACAAAATATGGATCCAGAGACCATTACCTTTTCATCTAGAAAATTAGAAGAAAGATGGTCTATAGAAGTTTTAGGTTACGGAGAACTCTAA
- the guaB gene encoding IMP dehydrogenase: protein MSNQPLPGSELFDGVSGQELFSVNMGLTYRDFLVLPGYIDFNPSDVELETKLSKNISLKRPLMSSPMDTVTESEMAIAQALMGGIGIIHYNNSIDEQVDLVRKVKRYENGFIKDPILLSPEHTLADLDAVKEKYGFSGIPITEDGTASTKLVGIVTNRDVDFERDRDIKLGKVMTTELITANVGISLQEANNILRTSKKGKLPIVDKQGKLVALICRSDLKKNKEFPQSSKDDQKRLRVGAALSTLPESRDRMAALAEVGVDAIIIDSAQGNSSYQMEMIQWIKSNFPNIDVIGGNVVTKAQAANLIAAGADGLRIGMGPGSICITQDTMAVGRAQATAVFKTAEYAREHGVPVIADGGISNIGDIANALAIGASMCMMGSMFAGTKEAPGEYFYENGIRLKKYRGMASLEAMSKGGDKRYFSESQKIKVAQGVSGYVVDKGSVLNLIPYLVQGLRQSFQDMGFRNIPDLHKALREGKLRFERRTESAQAQGSVHGLYSYTKPSMRAE from the coding sequence ATGTCAAATCAACCCCTACCAGGATCCGAGCTTTTCGATGGAGTCAGTGGACAAGAGCTCTTCTCGGTCAACATGGGACTCACGTATCGGGACTTTTTGGTTTTACCCGGATACATCGATTTTAACCCAAGCGATGTAGAACTCGAAACCAAACTTTCCAAAAACATTTCACTCAAAAGACCTCTCATGAGTTCTCCTATGGACACTGTTACTGAGTCAGAAATGGCAATTGCACAAGCTCTTATGGGTGGAATCGGAATTATACATTATAACAATAGTATTGATGAACAAGTTGATTTAGTTCGCAAAGTAAAACGATACGAAAATGGATTTATCAAAGACCCGATCCTTCTTTCTCCTGAACATACACTTGCAGATTTAGATGCAGTTAAGGAAAAATATGGATTCAGTGGAATTCCCATCACTGAAGATGGAACCGCCAGTACAAAGTTAGTTGGTATTGTGACCAACCGAGATGTGGATTTTGAAAGAGACCGTGACATTAAACTCGGGAAGGTGATGACAACGGAGCTTATCACTGCAAATGTTGGAATTAGTTTACAAGAAGCAAATAACATCCTTCGTACGAGTAAAAAAGGGAAATTACCGATTGTAGACAAACAAGGAAAACTTGTGGCTCTGATTTGCCGCAGTGACCTGAAAAAAAATAAAGAATTTCCTCAATCTTCCAAAGATGACCAAAAGAGACTACGAGTGGGTGCCGCTCTTTCCACCTTACCAGAGTCACGTGATCGTATGGCAGCACTTGCCGAAGTAGGGGTGGATGCGATCATCATTGATTCAGCGCAAGGAAACTCAAGTTACCAAATGGAAATGATCCAATGGATCAAATCTAACTTTCCAAACATCGATGTAATTGGTGGAAACGTGGTCACAAAAGCACAAGCAGCAAACCTCATTGCAGCTGGTGCCGATGGTCTTCGGATTGGAATGGGACCTGGATCTATTTGTATCACTCAAGATACAATGGCAGTGGGTCGTGCACAAGCAACTGCCGTATTTAAAACTGCTGAGTATGCTAGGGAACATGGAGTTCCGGTAATTGCTGATGGTGGAATTTCCAATATTGGGGACATTGCCAATGCACTCGCGATTGGAGCCTCTATGTGTATGATGGGTTCCATGTTTGCAGGAACAAAAGAAGCACCGGGTGAGTATTTTTATGAAAATGGAATTCGTCTAAAGAAATATCGGGGAATGGCTAGTTTGGAGGCGATGAGTAAGGGTGGGGACAAACGGTATTTCTCTGAATCACAAAAGATCAAAGTTGCCCAAGGTGTATCTGGATATGTTGTGGACAAAGGATCAGTCCTAAATCTCATTCCTTATCTTGTGCAAGGACTCAGACAAAGTTTCCAAGATATGGGGTTTAGAAATATTCCCGACTTACACAAAGCTTTACGAGAAGGAAAACTTCGTTTTGAAAGAAGAACAGAATCGGCCCAAGCACAAGGTAGTGTGCATGGTTTGTATTCTTACACTAAACCTTCCATGAGGGCGGAATAA
- the kdpA gene encoding potassium-transporting ATPase subunit KdpA, whose amino-acid sequence MVELLYFPFYLGFLILVSPFVGYYMAFILNAKSLPFEQITFKFLFSGTPPSQTPKQYLNSLVLFHFVGAVILFLILKFQNYLPFNPLRIMGMDWDLALNTTISFITNTNWQAYSGESQLSNFSQMVGLTPQNFLSAGVGISVLAFVSRSIVSAKTNRFGNFWQDLYRSAFYILLPISFFVAILLIGQGVIQSFQEPVLSLGLDGVSETIPMGPAASQIAIKQIGTNGGGFFGVNSAHPFENPTPISNFIQMFSILFLPASCVFLYGKITNSFRHVWVIFFVMLSFLVLGFAAVYISEWNFPGNLEGKEFRFSLTESSLWLSTTTAASNGSVNSMHDSYSPLAGGIAIFQMMLGEIIFGGVGTGMYGMFLFLILTVFLSGLMTGRTPEYFGKKIGSYEIKWTLFGILSPTVCILIGTAMTIFLESGYTAKGPHALSQILYAYSSAAGNNGSAFAGFSADTLWGNLSLGFSMLVGRFSVIYAVILVGGSLGGKVTTMSFDGNFKLDTPLFGVLLFSVILIVCGLSFFPVLALGPILEQLLISKGIFF is encoded by the coding sequence ATGGTTGAATTACTCTATTTCCCTTTTTACCTTGGGTTTCTGATACTTGTTTCACCTTTTGTTGGTTACTACATGGCATTTATTTTGAATGCTAAGTCGTTACCTTTTGAACAAATAACATTCAAGTTTCTTTTTTCAGGTACACCACCTTCCCAAACACCGAAACAATATTTAAATAGCCTCGTTTTGTTTCATTTTGTTGGAGCTGTTATCCTGTTTTTAATTTTGAAATTTCAAAATTATTTACCCTTTAACCCCTTAAGAATTATGGGGATGGATTGGGATCTTGCCTTAAATACCACAATATCTTTTATCACAAATACTAACTGGCAGGCATATTCTGGTGAAAGCCAACTAAGCAATTTTTCGCAAATGGTCGGTTTAACTCCTCAGAATTTTCTCAGTGCTGGTGTAGGTATTTCCGTATTGGCTTTTGTTAGTCGATCAATTGTATCTGCGAAAACCAATCGATTTGGAAATTTTTGGCAGGACTTATACCGTTCTGCATTTTATATCCTTCTTCCCATCTCCTTTTTTGTTGCCATTCTTCTCATTGGCCAAGGTGTCATACAATCGTTTCAGGAACCTGTTTTGAGTTTGGGGTTGGATGGAGTTTCAGAAACGATACCGATGGGTCCTGCTGCTTCACAAATTGCGATCAAACAAATTGGGACGAATGGAGGTGGTTTTTTTGGTGTGAATAGTGCTCACCCTTTTGAAAATCCAACTCCTATTTCTAACTTTATCCAAATGTTTTCGATCCTTTTTTTGCCTGCATCTTGTGTATTTTTATATGGGAAAATCACAAATTCCTTTCGGCATGTCTGGGTGATATTCTTTGTGATGTTGTCATTTTTAGTTCTGGGATTTGCAGCTGTTTATATATCGGAATGGAATTTTCCCGGAAACTTGGAAGGAAAAGAGTTCCGATTTAGTTTAACAGAATCCTCTCTTTGGTTATCAACAACTACCGCCGCCTCCAACGGTTCTGTGAACTCCATGCATGACAGTTATTCTCCGTTAGCTGGTGGTATTGCTATTTTCCAGATGATGTTAGGTGAGATTATTTTTGGTGGTGTGGGTACGGGAATGTATGGAATGTTTTTGTTTTTAATACTTACCGTATTTTTGTCTGGTCTGATGACAGGTAGGACTCCGGAATACTTTGGGAAAAAAATTGGAAGTTATGAAATTAAATGGACTTTGTTTGGAATTTTATCCCCTACAGTTTGTATTCTTATTGGTACTGCTATGACCATCTTCCTGGAATCAGGTTATACGGCAAAAGGTCCTCATGCATTATCTCAAATTCTTTATGCTTATAGTTCTGCTGCAGGTAATAACGGTTCTGCCTTTGCCGGTTTCTCCGCAGATACTTTATGGGGAAACTTATCCTTAGGTTTCTCTATGTTAGTGGGGAGGTTTAGTGTCATTTATGCTGTCATCTTGGTTGGCGGGAGTTTAGGTGGAAAAGTCACCACAATGTCCTTCGATGGAAACTTTAAATTGGATACTCCACTTTTTGGAGTTTTACTTTTTTCCGTAATACTTATCGTTTGCGGCCTTTCCTTTTTTCCTGTTTTGGCACTAGGGCCAATCTTAGAACAACTACTGATTAGTAAGGGGATATTCTTTTAA
- the kdpB gene encoding potassium-transporting ATPase subunit KdpB: MLKSKNIIFQELLGVSLNGAIQKFSPKYAFANPVMATVWIGTFLLMIQILYYLGSGIPLQNELSIFFWLLLTLFFANFAESVAEGRGKARADSLRKTRSKTISKKVESIGDENFSEIISNELKVGDLVFVKAGDIVPGDGDVVSGIASVDESAVTGESAPVIRESGGDRSAVTGGTRVISDHLYIKITTKPGESFIDKMITMIEGATRQKTPNEIALGILLFVLTILFLLAVLSMIPIANFVGNQIGQNWNFRFSVWLALFVCLIPTTIAALLSAIGISGMERLIRCNVIAKSGKAVEAAGDIHVLLLDKTGTITLGNREAHKFYPSVGVTEEELADASQLSSLSDETPEGRSIVVLAKQKYAIRERNLNSLDIRWIPFSASTRMSGVEIFENGNQIRNIRKGAYDSIRKHVESLGGTIPQMIQIISDEVSKKGSTPILVAEGNKLLGIIELKDIVKGGLKERFATLRRMGIRTVMITGDNPLTAAAIAAEAGVDDFIAEATPEAKLKRIREEQANGYLVAMIGDGTNDAPALAQSDVGVAMNTGTQTAREAGNMIDLDSNPSKLIEIVEIGKQLLMTRGALTTFSIANDIAKYFAILPALFLPLAPLNIMHLSSPDHAILSAVIFNALVIPALIPLSLRGVKYVPKSPDSALLRNFLIYGGGGMIFPFLGIKLIDSIISGGYL; encoded by the coding sequence ATGTTAAAATCTAAAAATATAATTTTTCAAGAACTTTTGGGAGTATCCTTGAATGGTGCCATTCAAAAGTTTTCTCCTAAGTATGCCTTTGCAAATCCTGTGATGGCTACTGTATGGATCGGTACATTCTTATTAATGATACAAATTTTGTATTACTTAGGTTCGGGGATTCCACTCCAAAATGAACTTTCTATCTTTTTTTGGCTTTTACTCACATTGTTTTTTGCAAACTTTGCTGAGAGTGTTGCCGAGGGAAGAGGTAAGGCAAGAGCAGATAGTTTACGAAAGACAAGATCAAAAACGATTTCTAAAAAAGTGGAATCGATTGGAGATGAAAATTTTTCAGAAATCATTTCCAATGAATTAAAAGTTGGCGACCTCGTTTTTGTGAAAGCAGGTGATATCGTCCCTGGTGATGGTGACGTAGTTTCTGGAATTGCCAGTGTGGATGAATCTGCAGTGACGGGAGAATCTGCACCGGTCATTCGTGAAAGTGGTGGGGATAGGTCAGCTGTCACAGGAGGAACTCGAGTCATCTCAGATCATTTATATATTAAGATCACAACAAAACCTGGTGAGAGTTTTATCGATAAAATGATCACTATGATTGAAGGAGCTACAAGGCAAAAAACTCCGAATGAAATTGCCTTAGGCATTCTACTTTTTGTGCTGACAATTCTCTTTTTATTGGCAGTCCTTTCTATGATTCCCATTGCTAATTTTGTAGGAAATCAAATCGGTCAAAATTGGAATTTCCGTTTTTCTGTTTGGCTTGCTTTATTTGTTTGTTTGATTCCCACAACTATTGCCGCCCTTCTCAGTGCGATCGGAATTTCTGGGATGGAAAGGTTAATTCGTTGTAATGTCATTGCCAAAAGTGGAAAGGCAGTGGAAGCCGCTGGTGACATCCATGTATTGCTCTTAGACAAAACAGGGACCATTACATTGGGAAATAGAGAGGCACATAAATTTTATCCTTCTGTCGGTGTTACGGAGGAAGAGTTGGCTGACGCAAGTCAGTTGTCATCACTTTCCGACGAAACTCCAGAGGGAAGGTCAATTGTTGTTCTCGCCAAACAAAAGTATGCGATTCGTGAAAGAAATTTAAATTCTTTGGATATCCGTTGGATTCCTTTTTCGGCATCAACAAGAATGAGTGGAGTTGAGATTTTTGAAAACGGAAATCAGATTCGTAACATTCGTAAAGGGGCTTATGATTCTATTCGAAAACATGTAGAAAGCCTTGGGGGAACCATTCCTCAAATGATACAGATCATATCGGATGAAGTTTCAAAAAAAGGTAGTACTCCGATTTTAGTAGCAGAGGGAAATAAACTCCTTGGTATCATTGAATTGAAAGATATTGTAAAGGGTGGACTCAAAGAAAGGTTCGCTACTTTAAGGAGAATGGGGATTCGGACTGTGATGATCACTGGTGACAATCCATTAACCGCGGCAGCTATTGCTGCCGAAGCAGGTGTGGATGATTTTATTGCAGAAGCCACACCTGAAGCAAAATTAAAACGGATCAGAGAAGAACAAGCAAACGGATATTTGGTGGCAATGATTGGTGATGGAACAAATGACGCGCCAGCCCTTGCACAATCAGATGTCGGTGTCGCCATGAATACTGGTACCCAAACCGCAAGGGAAGCTGGTAACATGATCGATTTGGATAGTAATCCGAGTAAACTCATTGAGATTGTTGAAATTGGCAAACAACTGCTGATGACAAGGGGAGCACTCACTACGTTTAGTATCGCCAATGATATTGCAAAATACTTTGCCATCCTTCCAGCTTTGTTTTTGCCTTTGGCTCCACTGAATATCATGCATTTATCTAGCCCAGATCATGCCATTTTATCTGCCGTGATTTTTAATGCACTTGTCATCCCGGCCCTCATTCCACTATCTCTTCGTGGAGTTAAATATGTTCCTAAATCACCCGATTCGGCTTTATTAAGAAATTTTTTGATCTATGGGGGTGGGGGAATGATCTTCCCATTTTTAGGAATCAAACTCATTGATTCAATTATTTCTGGAGGTTATTTATGA
- a CDS encoding outer membrane lipoprotein-sorting protein, translating to MRYLWIFIFFFSFVSVDAQGAPDSSLSAQELLARLDREMDFGKGLVKGTYVLIRRNGTSETWKINRFFNGEDALLLFDRKGRGLESKLLTKDEGENVFFFNVLSAKLFRKTDDEKYESLMGTGFFYVDLSGYSYQANYNPLVNTDLEIGGEVYYRVSLKPILPYFYKKLVLLIGKKDLKPYRVDFHDRDGILFKTLNLKYGPVKVKEVSGKVEEIQKASRLEMLDLNTGSITVWEIQEVDKSVNPDVSLFAVDNLSR from the coding sequence ATGAGATACCTTTGGATCTTCATATTCTTTTTTAGTTTCGTTTCGGTAGATGCGCAAGGGGCACCTGATTCGAGTTTGTCGGCACAGGAACTTTTGGCTAGACTTGACCGAGAAATGGATTTCGGAAAAGGCCTTGTCAAAGGAACTTACGTTCTCATTCGCAGAAACGGAACTTCGGAAACTTGGAAGATCAATCGGTTTTTTAATGGTGAGGATGCTCTCCTTCTTTTTGATCGAAAGGGAAGAGGGCTTGAATCCAAACTTTTGACTAAGGACGAAGGAGAAAATGTTTTTTTCTTCAATGTCCTCAGTGCCAAACTCTTTCGAAAAACAGATGATGAAAAATATGAATCTCTGATGGGGACTGGTTTTTTTTACGTCGATCTTTCTGGATACTCTTATCAGGCCAATTACAACCCGTTAGTGAATACTGATTTGGAAATTGGTGGAGAAGTTTATTACCGAGTTTCTTTGAAACCCATCTTACCTTATTTTTATAAAAAATTAGTATTACTCATTGGGAAAAAGGATCTCAAACCTTACCGCGTGGACTTTCACGATCGAGACGGAATTTTATTCAAAACATTGAACTTGAAGTATGGTCCTGTGAAGGTGAAAGAAGTTTCGGGAAAGGTGGAAGAAATTCAAAAAGCTTCTCGGCTAGAGATGTTAGATTTGAACACAGGTAGCATTACGGTTTGGGAAATCCAAGAAGTGGATAAATCAGTAAATCCTGATGTTTCTTTGTTCGCAGTTGATAATTTGAGTCGCTAA
- a CDS encoding DUF1577 domain-containing protein — METLERSKRSLDVFSDKEKKLHVLTKFLLNQELSLKDNIHSGESCFLKKVSADGNKVLVSVRPTMTLSVGQKITLYKILGRYLHLECTVEQEKGESQYVLHLDKIAIAKKDRESSRIPVPPGSAWITNVVSSKAKIETDMFHVPTAVKVNFQDYETKLKNSVDFIKISTFNSSEDSEIIRQIKKTKKGLLLEDATDRKSYETAPNEDFLVFSEEIEEDIDKEINNKRNQKIKSELILPILYLTDEEESIPIGYIQMQSKTETFDLLKAMEMKTLCFEMVDRIRHSNMIKSDGKFPVIDISEGGLKVIVDHPDLIQSLPKLSGFQFDIFFRMQSPLTAFGTIKTITKNEEGHLTVGLAIAGHSSRSGEKKRFLENVEFFRKQNHKS; from the coding sequence ATGGAAACACTAGAAAGAAGTAAGCGATCTTTGGATGTTTTTTCTGACAAAGAAAAAAAACTCCATGTTTTGACGAAATTTTTATTAAACCAGGAATTGAGTCTAAAAGACAATATCCATTCTGGCGAAAGTTGTTTTTTAAAAAAAGTCTCTGCGGATGGGAACAAGGTCCTTGTGAGCGTTCGCCCCACCATGACCTTATCCGTGGGCCAAAAAATCACTCTCTATAAAATTTTAGGCCGTTACCTGCATCTGGAATGTACGGTAGAACAAGAAAAAGGGGAATCGCAGTACGTCCTTCATTTAGATAAAATTGCCATCGCAAAAAAAGATAGGGAAAGTTCAAGGATTCCTGTCCCACCTGGGTCTGCCTGGATCACCAACGTGGTTTCCAGTAAGGCAAAAATTGAAACCGATATGTTTCACGTCCCAACGGCAGTCAAAGTGAACTTCCAGGACTATGAAACCAAACTCAAAAACTCGGTGGATTTTATTAAAATTTCCACTTTTAACTCCAGCGAAGACTCAGAAATCATCCGCCAAATCAAAAAAACAAAAAAGGGTTTGTTGTTAGAAGATGCCACCGATCGCAAATCCTATGAAACAGCACCCAACGAAGACTTTTTGGTTTTTTCAGAAGAAATCGAAGAAGATATTGATAAAGAAATCAATAACAAACGAAACCAAAAAATCAAATCAGAACTCATCCTTCCCATTCTCTATTTAACTGATGAAGAAGAATCCATTCCGATTGGATACATCCAAATGCAAAGCAAAACAGAAACCTTTGATTTGCTGAAAGCCATGGAGATGAAAACTTTATGTTTTGAAATGGTAGATCGGATTCGCCATTCGAATATGATCAAGTCGGACGGGAAATTTCCAGTGATTGATATTTCGGAAGGTGGACTCAAAGTGATTGTTGACCACCCTGATTTGATTCAAAGTTTACCAAAACTTTCAGGATTCCAGTTTGATATATTTTTTAGAATGCAATCCCCTCTTACGGCATTTGGGACAATCAAAACCATTACAAAAAATGAAGAAGGCCACCTAACGGTTGGCTTAGCGATTGCGGGACATTCTTCTCGTTCCGGTGAGAAAAAAAGATTTTTGGAAAACGTGGAATTCTTTCGAAAACAAAATCACAAATCCTAA